From Sceloporus undulatus isolate JIND9_A2432 ecotype Alabama chromosome 6, SceUnd_v1.1, whole genome shotgun sequence, one genomic window encodes:
- the ACAD8 gene encoding isobutyryl-CoA dehydrogenase, mitochondrial has translation MCRTGGPGPKGISCLVLEKGIPGLSFGKKERKVGWNSQPTRAVVFEDCVVPVANRLGEEGQGFNIAMKGLNGGRVNIASCSLGAAHASILLARDHLNVRKQFGELLANNQYLQFQLAEMATRLVASRLMVRNAARALQEEREDAVALCSMAKLFATDECFAICNQSLQMHGGYGYLKDYAVQQFMRDIRVHQILEVFSSCRYQ, from the exons ATGTGTCGGACAGGAGGGCCTGGTCCCAAAGGCATCTCCTGCCTGGTGCTGGAGAAAGGAATCCCTGGGCTGAGCTTtgggaaaaaagagaggaag GTGGGCTGGAACTCGCAGCCAACCCGAGCTGTGGTGTTTGAGGACTGTGTGGTCCCAGTAGCCAACCGCCTGGGTGAAGAAGGTCAGGGTTTCAACATCGCCATGAAGGGCTTGAATGGAGGGAGAGTTAACATTG CGTCTTGCTCTCTGGGTGCTGCCCATGCTTCGATCCTGCTGGCTCGGGATCACCTTAACGTCCGCAAACAGTTCGGAGAACTCCTGGCCAACAATCAG TACCTCCAGTTCCAGCTAGCTGAGATGGCAACGCGACTGGTGGCGTCTCGGCTGATGGTGCGCAATGCGGCCAGGGCGCTACAGGAAGAGCGAGAGGATGCCGTGGCCCTGTGTTCTATGGCCAAGCTGTTTGCCACAGATGAGTGCTTTGCG ATCTGCAACCAGTCCCTGCAAATGCACGGTGGCTATGGGTACCTGAAGGATTACGCTGTGCAGCAGTTCATGCGAGACATCAGAGTACACCAGATTTTGGAAG TCTTCTCTTCTTGTAGGTACCAATGA